The genomic segment CTGTTAGTGTTTATGGCCTGGTGTAAGGTCTATCAGCCTCATGTTTGTCTCTGGGGTAGGATGAAGTTGGATAAGTTGGTGTGTAATGTAATTTGAGAGGTTAGGTAAAagtcttttgtttttaagagttATCTATGTTAAATATGATACAGGCACCCGGCAAAGTTGCACTGGTtgcattttatacatttttgaaTAAGCATGCACTGTGAAGCAAAGAACCTCTCTCTGCCTACTAGCCAGCACACCCTGTTTCCTTGAAATTACAGTTGGGAGGTGGAACAACAGCGAAATCCTCTCCTAAGCGCTCTAGCTTTGCAGagggaaagagacacacacaagaAGACACACCTCATACAGCAAAGGATATTGAAAGTCCTGGAAACACCCTTTCTTTGGAATAATTAAGACAAGTATAAAGTTTGCCGCAGAACAAAAACTGAACTTTGCTCTTTTGTGGCTGATTTTCTCTTTGGCATCCAACTGCAGACACACCCTTGAGCAAGTCAATGTTTTTCCTCTCACCAAACAGGATCttatctttcctttttcttttttttcttaaagtaaatGAAGAGTGAGCAAAAGAGTTCTCGTCACCCATGTTTTGGGAAACAATTTCTTTATAGTTGAAGGGAAAGAATTTGTATAGGACAAAAGTAAGGAATTTTGTGAGATCTGAGTTTCTCTGTCCCAGACTTGGTGCCATATAGAACAGGCATGTTACTTAACCTTCTTGGGACTCAGTTCCACAGTTTGTAAGATGGAGATTATAATACCACCTACCTGATAGGGTTGCAAGGCTTACTCAgggtttgtaaagtgctgagaAATCTTTAGTGACAGACATTAAAATATGTTATAAATAAcctgtcccccccccctccccccgcagcctctGTGGTCTGTCATCATTTCTCATTATGTTCTCTAACAAAATTCAGACTGTAAGCTTCTGGGGACAAGGAACTTTTTTAAAGGTTGTCTTTAAAGTGACATGCACACTACATAATAAAAATGCCActacataaaataataattatctgTGATAGTTTGTGGAGGAAGGATTCTGCCATCACTAGTActtagctcccccccccccccatctaatGTAATCAAAAaagagaatttctctctcttttttttttttttgcccgcCCATAGCATTTAATTGAAAATTGTATCTCTGCTATAGAGTTTTATTgaagggttcaaaaaaaaaaatcaatctcaggaaaaagttattttctattaaattgtGTAGATGAAATAATTTCTACAGTACTTATCAGTTCCATCCTTATTAAATTATGTAGAACTTTTCCATAACACCCCATGCTCAAAGAGTATAGTTTTGGACATCTAGCGAGCAGTTTGAGCCTGGTAGCAGTGAACCTACTGGAAGCAGGAATAGGTCCTAGAATGTGGATGATTGTTATTGATTTGAGGCAAGACAGCCTGTTGTATTAGGTATGGAAGCTGAGAAAATTGGTTCTAGGCTCAGCACTGCCATATTTCCTTTGTGACATTGGTCACATCAATTTGGCcagggattttctttttaaatgtatccaCTACATTTGAATGATCAGTCTGAGCTACCTAGatcatgattttcagaggtgttgagcacctgtGTCTTCCACTAACTTTTACTtcagttgcaggtgctcagcatctctcaaaaATCAGGCATCTCAAGTTGTGGATATTTAGATTTAATGGACCTTTGGAAAATGTGGACCTTAACCTGACGCTTTTTCTCTATCTGTAACATGAGTAAAAAATAGCGAGCTACCTCACAAGGGTATTGTGGCAGTAAAGTCAGCAGAACACTTTGAACATGTACAGCACTATTATTAAAAGCCATTCCCTTTCCTCCAACACAGAAAGGGTCATGCTTTTCACATTGTTTCTATATCAGTAAGGTCAGTGCTTTTTTGCACTCTCTTgaaacaaatttaattgagcCAGTAGAGCAATATTAAAAACATctactatataaatatttaaagtatCTTTTTGATCACAAGTTGATATATACAGTTTAAGAATGCAACAGCACAAATTGTTTATGTACAGTAATTAAAAACTACAATGAGAGATAAGTGATCTATTACCAATTCAGATAATGCTTTAAACTGATCCCCTGAAATAAACACACTATTAAAGATACAAGTATAAGTCAGTTGTACTGCTTACCATTTAGGGTTTGCTTTGGGCATTTGGCTTTACATATCAAATCTTATTCTGGAAAATGATCTCACAGTCCAAACTTTCCACTTCCCTCTTGTGCTTGTTTGTTTACCCCTTATTTATTCTGAGGAGTGAGGGCAGAGATGGAAGTGGATGCAGTGTTTCAGTATCCAACTATAAATTAATTTGGTGTTTTTAAGAGAATGAAGATTTTACACTTTTACTATTGGACCACAAGTAAAGAATGCCAACTTGAGGGAGAGTCAGAGCTAATAATAACCCAACTGATCTGCTTTGGTGCTAAGAGTTCTAGCAGAACTTGCTCTGCCTTTGCAAAATGGAGACTTTGCTTCTATCCACATGCCTGCTTTGGGATGCTCTGCTTCCGGCTTCACCTGCAAGGATCATTCAGAAGTAATgattcccaaaaagaaaacaaaaaaaagagagggtGGGTGATCACTCCCCAATTTAATCTTTATAACAGAGCCCCACTGTACTTGAGTGTTACCATCTGATCTTCTAACACATTTGCATCTTATCATTTATTAATCTTTTTGTTGTGCATAACCTACTGAGCTAGAATCCCAGTATAGCCTTGGCATTTTGTACCTGATAGACTTGCACCACTAGAAGTCTGTTGCTATGGAGATGTAGGGACATCTATGATGATTCAGAACTATTGCTACTGCAAGATGTTACCAAATTACATTTCAACAGAGGCACTTGTAAACACTGCAGGGAAGCTACATACCACTCTCACCAAAGGTGCTGGAAATTGGTGTTATCACTCCTCTGCGTGTCAATGAGCCCAGGAACATGGTGCCACACCATTTCCATCACTTAGACACCTTTCCCCACAAACTGAGGATTTAACTCATACTGCTTTTCAAAATTTCTTATGCCACTTTTGAAGATCTATGTTGTAAGAAGGGCATCCCCATGATCTATGAAACAGCCTCGCCATAAAAGGAGGGCAAGCCACCTACTGAAGAATAAAGAACAGGCTTTGTTTTTCCaggaacatttatttttaaataatattgttCTTTCCCTATAAAGCAGCTCTTCAGTCACATTCCTCTTACTGCTGTTGCAACTATTGTCTTTGGCATTTTCTTCCTAGAACTACACCTTGTAGAACATCTGGTACAAAAAATGTAGATTTacagaaaaataagaatataaacCACAGATTAATCCCTAGAAGTATTAAATAACATAGCAAAAAATTTATCAAATCTGTTTCATACACTTAATGGACAAAAACATGTTGTGCATAATATTCTATATACACATTTGCAGCTTAGTTAAATTAGTGCTTCGAGGTTACCAAGGAAGTTGTACAAAAAATAATCATATCCACTACTTCAATAGTACTAGAATGTCTCACCATTTGTAAAGTTTCAATGTatacaatacattgcatttaaaaaaatctctgcttGAATCTACAAACTGACACACTAATTTTTGCCTATTTGCAAATAAAGTTTGTGATAAAACAGATTTTGATCTAGTGAATTACACAAGTCACTTCCAAGATCTATTGTAATTAACAACTTAATAAAATGATAATTATTCCCTTTATAAAAAACACACATCTCAAAACACGGGCATTGTGCATAACAAAAATTCCAATCTAAAAGTCCAAAAGCAAAGTGTCACATCCACTTCTGTTGCACAGAACACATCATTCATTCCAAAGCAGCATTGTTATGGTGAGCACACTGTAAAATAAGTCTTTCCTTATTTTTGTCAATGTCATGTGATACACGGAGCATGCTCAGCTATTCAACAGGACTCCCTGTGTTCAAGGCTCCACGTGAGGAAAGTCAACCTTGTTTTTCAGCCACATCAGGTTTAGGAAATTTTACAACTGTTTCTTGTACAATTTTTTGGTGGGCTCTGTGGGGGACGGATGATTTTAGCTTTCTTTAGGCtgttccttttgttgttgttgctggcAGTGAGTGAGTAGGAGCGTCCATGCATCATCCTGGCATTAAGGCCATTGGCCATAGAGAAAGATTTTAGATGGCTTCGTAAGGCAACAGGGAGCGGGAGCTTGTCGACAAGATGCACAGGGGTGCAGGAAACTATGGCACGGCAGCAGAGATCTTGCAGACtcagtactttaaaaaacaaacaaacatattatAATACATAGTATGCTTTTGTCAGCCATATGGCGAAAGCACACACAGTATCAAGCGTGTCCATTGTACTTTTAAAACCAATCCTCTCATTTTTCCTCTCTTTACAGTTCATTATACCCTTCCTCCAGTACTAGATACTTGCCCATAACACTAACCTGCCTTACAGAATAAAGACCCCACCTCACAAGCCCTACACACATGGAactttcattggcttcaatgagagaTCTTGCAAAattgttcccctctcccccaagttgGATAGACCAAGAGtaccattttcaaaaatacctcagtaactttcagagtagcagccgtgttagtctgtattccttTTCTCAGTAATTTAGAAGCTTAAatgccattttcaaaaattactttCTTTTCAGTCTCATTGAATGtcaaagattttgaaaatttttacccCAACTCTGCCTAACACTCATACTGAACTCTCATTGCACTGCTTTCCACTCAGCTGGAATCCCATCTGAATAACAAGACTATTCTTTGAAGCTTTGAATCTCTCACTCTGGTACCCTTATTTCATCTAGAACTGGAGGGAATCATTCAAGCTCATAAGTAAATGTTACTGGTTAAATTATACTACAAACTCCAGCAAAAGACAACTTCAATCTatgtttttcaaaaaattaaattatctgCATATTAATTGCTCAGAGCcaggaaatacattttatttggaTAAATCACTTGTTGGCATTTGGCAAGGAAAGAATTAATGTTGGAAGTGATTAATATttttactcccccaccccaccccaccccaaatgctTCCTgagaccagaggtgaaagtaagctggtacggtcTGGTACGGCGTACTGGAAAGAGCCAGTAAGCCATACCGGACCGGCTTTCCcaggtggcgatttaaagggcttggggctccccacagcatctggtgctccaggccctttaaattgctcccAGAGCCGCACTGCCGGAGCCTCCAGGTAGCGGaggcagccgggagccccggggctccatcggcgatttaaagggcccggggctccgctgcagtagcagcagccgggagccccggggcctttaaatcaccactggagacCTTGGCCACCGCCACTACGCCGGGGACACTGGCAGCGGGGCGgtagcagtggccagagccccaggccctttaaatggcccccGAGCCCCGGGGCGCCCAGCCAcgtctgcagctggtagctccggcgGTGatgtaaagggcccggggctcccagctgcccgcAGCCAGAgactggggccctttaaatctcaatTTAAAGAGCCCAGAACTCTAAAGGctccgcctcttctggttgaggccatgccccttctggtcaaggccccgccccctgctaaggactccggcgtactggtaagtcctttaaattactttcacccctgcctaagACTTAAAGCTCAGGAAAGACAGCATCTAGTACAAACTCCTAAAAACTCCACTCCCTGCTCCACAATTTTCTACAGAATACAAAAAAGTGCCATTATATGAGGCTGCCGCTATAACCCATTCATGCCTCTCCAGGCTTTTCTTCAGAGATTGGGATAATTTGGGATTCAGGCTCTGGTGCTCTTGTATGATTTTTGGCATGTCCGATGCCTTTTTTTAAGGCTGTGAGGAATATTCTTGTCTTACTGCTTAAGTGAATAAGGAGTGTAATACTGCACAAATCAAAATAAACCTACACCAGTTTGTTAATCTAGTTTTTGGTAGGGTACCTACTTAAGTTAGGGAAATATAAACCTTCTTCAAAGCCAGtaagtccttttaaaaaacacttacATTTTGCTACAATTtgtaccaaaaaaacccatccaATTTTTATTCCAATAAAACAACCCTATTTAGATATCCAACAATTAGGTCAACTGAGCccattttcatttagaaaaacagtTATTTGTACTCTATGATCCAGTTTTTCCATTAACCATTTCCATGCTTTTTATCTTGGAATCAGCTGAGGTGAGTCACCTAACAATGTACCTGTTCCAAAAATTACTTTGTTAAAGCATAAACTGTAGTAATCCTCAGatagagtctgatcctgcaagatgctgagcatcctcaattcccattgacttcaaatggaaatagagggtgctcagcaccttgcaggatcagacctataCAGTCTGATTGCTATTAAAAATGAATCATATAAGCCAGTGACTCAACTAAATACTTAATAGATCCAAATTAATCAGTAGATGGCTGTCACTGCACAATTATtttcagatgcttttaaaaaaagcttgtaACAAGAAGTTCATCATAATGAAGTAATGGGAATACAGAATTACCATACTTGATTAAACTAATGGGTCTCTCAAGTCCAGTAACCTCTCAGCAACAGCCGCCACTACCAAATGTTTCTGAGTAAAATGCAAGAAACCCTCCATTAAGTAACTATGGGATTAGCGGTCTCCAAGGAACGTTTCCTCCTTACCTCCAATAAACGGAGGCTgtcttaagccctgaagcatgagggtttatatcctttccaaaacatttttttaaagtattactgTAACAACTATGCATATTCATATTGTTCCTAAATAatctctttttgaatcttgctcaGCCCTTGGTCTCAGTAATATCCTGTGGCAATGGGTTTCACAGGCTAATTATGCATTCTCtggggaaaatatttccttttatcagaaCTGAATCTGTCACCTTTCAGTTTATTGAATGTTCCCTTGAATTATGAAAGGGTGAACAGAAGCTCTCAATTTAATCTTCCctaaattattcattattttgtacacTTATCACATCCTTACCTCTTATTTagggtaaaaacaaaaacacaaattttTTTCAGGTTCTATTCACCTTGTTTCACTGTCAGCATGTGTCATTTAAGGAAAGATCAGCTAATAACATTGTTAGCAAACCTGGtctctttacatttttatttaacaaaaataaattaataaagcaTTGAAGGTACATGTCTCAAGGTTTTCAGCTTTTCACTATTACTTTTAAGACTTTCAGAGGTTCAGTCTGACAGTTCTAAGAGTAATGAAGAAGAATGAACAAATACATATTGTGTTTTGCCTACCCTTGTTTGGCCTCCAGAGTCGGTCCATCCCATGTCTCATTAACACTATCCTTGCCAGCTCAGTAAAAGACTCTGTGATGTTAAAGTTACAAAGTGGGCTAACTTCAAAAAAAGTCATGCCTAGTCTCTCGGCATAGGCTTGTGCTTGTTCAGTGGAGACTTGACGCTTGAAGGCTAAATGAAGGCGATTTCCAACCAGGATTTTAGGTACACCAGGAGCATGCTGAGTGAAGAGAAGCAATAACAGATTAGTGTTATAACCCTTCACCTCATCCTCCAATAAAATACTGCAAGCTTTTCACAAAGATTCAGAAACAATGCTGTACTCATGAAGCATGTCAAGTCGCAAGAGGATGTATGACATGATGGAAAAGGAAGCATACttactgtgacgttgcactccatatgctttatgaaaatatgcttatgaatgtgaatatgatgcaactggaatatgctttatgcaaatggtctcttgtaaggtatcattacaaagcttataatctattaagtgtgttcatcctatctatttgcatgtattatttctatgtctggagttaggagaataagatataaacttgtataactgatgtaaacatattaagtggaagccattaagggtgcttcagaatcaatgacctgtaaatggctttgtttacttgcaaaccttcctgtgtatgtgtgggccagcccaggaagaatggaggctggggtctcacagtgacatgtgattatgtcacatgatgctggaatccatcttaatccttgtacttttccgttgaggaggagggggtggggacaagcaccCACAAGATTCCCGCCTGTGCCAAAGCTATAagaggaggtggagcaggacaaaagagGCTGCCAggcatgagaaaacccctgcttaccacctgagatgtttgctggaactaacaaggactgtaccaggggaaaggactgggcccagactaggaaggagtcttgtctgtgaaagaagcttattagaacatctttgagggtgagatattacctgtaatcagtttctaaATATAtaaggcttagacttgtgtgttttattttattttgctttgtgacttagggtatgtctacacttgcagagtttttgagCTGTAATTTTCACCGGTGATAGGGAACTGGTGAAAGAAAagcactggtttgtgtactcacttaatTCCTCAGGCATCAGCAGGGACGAAAGTAATTCCAGACACTTACTGATACAGGGCTGGGGCCGgtgcctcaggtggaaggggcggggctgggggtcagcatcccccagccagcccttccaggctgCCTGGCCCTCACCGCCCAGGGCTCCAGTTGCGATTTAAAGGACcctactgcagcagcagcatccagagccccgggcccttttaaatggccggccccggggcagctgcaccctttgccccgcccccgcccgtcGGCGGCCgaagggaggcaaaaggggcagggacattaaagcgctgcagtgtcc from the Chelonia mydas isolate rCheMyd1 chromosome 14, rCheMyd1.pri.v2, whole genome shotgun sequence genome contains:
- the RAB40B gene encoding ras-related protein Rab-40B isoform X3 yields the protein MEPLSRPMGTTWNLMTSSRAFSVDQSIDYKTTTILLDGRRIKLQLWDTSGQGRFCTIFRSYSRGAQGVILVYDITNRWSFDGIDRWIKEIDEHAPGVPKILVGNRLHLAFKRQVSTEQAQAYAERLGMTFFEVSPLCNFNITESFTELARIVLMRHGMDRLWRPNKVLSLQDLCCRAIVSCTPVHLVDKLPLPVALRSHLKSFSMANGLNARMMHGRSYSLTASNNNKRNSLKKAKIIRPPQSPPKNCTRNSCKIS
- the RAB40B gene encoding ras-related protein Rab-40B isoform X2 yields the protein MSHVGSPVKAYDFLLKFLLVGDSDVGKGEILASLQDGATESPYGYNMGIDYKTTTILLDGRRIKLQLWDTSGQGRFCTIFRSYSRGAQGVILVYDITNRWSFDGIDRWIKEIDEHAPGVPKILVGNRLHLAFKRQVSTEQAQAYAERLGMTFFEVSPLCNFNITESFTELARIVLMRHGMDRLWRPNKVLSLQDLCCRAIVSCTPVHLVDKLPLPVALRSHLKSFSMANGLNARMMHGRSYSLTASNNNKRNSLKKAKIIRPPQSPPKNCTRNSCKIS
- the RAB40B gene encoding ras-related protein Rab-40B isoform X1, translating into MEAGFGDEKDDDDEFVDGSQQASGETGFPDSQELFLILDLELVPPESTQGCLPDPPGREGTSGIDYKTTTILLDGRRIKLQLWDTSGQGRFCTIFRSYSRGAQGVILVYDITNRWSFDGIDRWIKEIDEHAPGVPKILVGNRLHLAFKRQVSTEQAQAYAERLGMTFFEVSPLCNFNITESFTELARIVLMRHGMDRLWRPNKVLSLQDLCCRAIVSCTPVHLVDKLPLPVALRSHLKSFSMANGLNARMMHGRSYSLTASNNNKRNSLKKAKIIRPPQSPPKNCTRNSCKIS